One Vicia villosa cultivar HV-30 ecotype Madison, WI linkage group LG5, Vvil1.0, whole genome shotgun sequence genomic window, gttgcttgctatgagaatatcatccacatgaagcaacaaaataacaaatgaattaccaggtcgaaatctgaagtaaacgcagtggtcgaactgacttctaatgaaacttatgcgtgccatgaacttgtcgaatctcctattccactgtcgaggagattgtttcagcccatacaaagatctctttaacttgcacacataatcttccttccccttttcgacatacccttcaggttgcctcatcaggatcgtttcatctagatcaccatacaagaacgcagtcttcacatccatctgttccagttcaagatcgaactgtgccaccatggcaagcaacattcaaatggacctatgcttcacaacaggagaaaacacatcattgaagtcgacaccttctttctgagtgaaaccccttgcaactaaccttgccttgtatcttttcgacgtcactccttcaattccttccttaactttgaaaatccatttacagctgactaaccttgccccatcaggtttcttgatcagttcccaagtatgattatcatgaagagatttcatctcatcatccatggccttcacccattcagtcttatttcgactcctcataacttccttatagtctctaggttcttcgtctagaacctcacttgcagagattaaggcataagctataagatctgcatatccaagtctttgaggtggcttgatgactcttctcgacctatctctcgacaataggtagtcatcgtcagtttcctcaacttcagcatcttctgcttcttcttcgacttcatctgggatatgcaattcagcatcaacatgctccacctcaacaggaatatctacctgttccagctcttcgtcagatgtttctgtacttcgacaaacatcatcagttttcttaaaagccatttcagcttcattgaaaactacatctcgactggtgatacacctcctgtgacctggctctaggcaccatagcctataagctttgactccttcagggtatcccatgaacatgcatttcagagctctaggttcgaccttgtcttgcctaatgtgagcataggctatgcagccaaatactctcagtttgtcgagatctggtggatgtcccgaccaaacttcttcaggtgtcttcatatctaacgctgtcgaaggacatctgtttatcagatatgttgctgtcgaaacagcctcagcctagaacaccttctttaaaccggcactagtcaacatgcatctgactctctccaaaatagttcgattaaacctttcagccaaaccattttgctgtggagtacctgcagtagttctatgccttgcaataccagaggcagcacaaaaactgtcgaatgcctcattgcaaaattcaaggccattgtcggttctcaacctcttgacttttctgccagtctgattttcaaccagagtcttccaacttttgaaattctcaaaagtttcatccttagtcttctggatgaatacccataattttctggaataatcatctactatggatagaaaataccttgctcctgaatgtgatggacaccttgcaggcccccaaagatcagcatggatgtaatcaagggatccatgtgttctttgtttgcctttgttgaacttcactctgcaagattttccaagtacacagggttcacaaaacttcagcttttcgattttgtctccaccaagcagattttgtttccctaattcgaccagacccctttcactgacatgacccaatctcatgtgccagatttctgttttcgacaaaggtttcgtggatgcaatatttgtcgaaccacttacaacttcagcctcaagggtatacaagccttgtttcttcacgcctctcaaaacttccttcgaacccttcatgactcttaggatacttttctctccttggaaaacatatcctttcttgtcgaattcaccaagagaaagcagatttctcttcaaatcaggaacatacctgacttcagtcaacaaccttattgactcatcatggagcttgaatctcacagatccaacacctgcaatcttgcaagccttgttgtttcccagcaatactgatccaccatcttgatcacataattcctcgaacaagtctttgtttggagtcatatgccaagtgcaacctgaatccataatccactccttcttagagtcactgcttgaaaccacaagaacatcagatgattcgaaatcatcttgaacaatggcagcgttgccattatccttacctccatgatatttcaagcgttcagggcacacctttcttgtgtgaccctccttcttacaatggtagcatcgaatgccagatgcttcgccactgtaagtcttcgactggcttttgcctttcttcttgtcgaacttaccatcctttcgtaagagttttcctttaacggccaaaccttcgccaacagtcgaaggtttatgctcctttcgttcattcaagtccttagagtacaaggctgattgaacttcttcaaacgtcagggactcccttccatacaagagagtttctttgaagtgagcatgtgatcgaggcaaagaacacaatagtaacagcgcttgatcttcatcatcgatcttcacatcaatattttcaagatcaagaatcagcttgttgaacatatccaactgctcagccaatactttatcttcaatcatcttgaatgaatacaaagcttgcttcaggtagagtcgatttaccagcgatttggtcatatacaaactttcaagtttcacccataaccctgatgccgtcgtctcctttgatacctgccggagaaccttatcaccaaggctcaacaaaattgcgctgtgtgctttctcgatcatatttgtcttctccgctgccgtcaattctgcattcatggctgcctctcccttcaatgcttccaaacaaccctgctgaaccagtagggctttcatcttcaagcgccacagaccgaaatcattcactccggtgaacttttcaatctcatactttgttgaaggcatcttctccacgctcaccgcaccaatttgttgtgaaaaatgataccaataacaaagtataatagggaattagggaacagaagaagaacacaagaattggttataactgctattcttttactttctcttaaaacaagattacaagtttacaagaataacaaataacctctctcaccctaaattaggatttgcagcttagcaatgatgagagactagtatgctatttataataaaacctaacatactaactaatgggctttttcagcaaggcccattacacaagccaacttaataaacaggctaacttaacaaattagggtttaaacactaaaacctaatttaacatgctaacaaccctagcatcttcgacatctgcatgctagacccatcttcgactacagcatgcacacttcgacaccagcatgtgaacaatccttcgacttcatgcttaactctgtcgaactgtcgaaccaagaagctacccttcgacaatactagagttcgatccaatatctcacagaataaaattacgaacaaagcaaatcttgaaacttgaataaagctttgaaataatgtcggcaagattgtgatccaagagtacataaattgtaggcctaaaactaatggtgtggtagttcctcaatgtgagaaactaccacttttacaaagtgataatttatgcctgaaactatgaacagcgcttccgcgcctaaaacttggatgcctTCAAATGAATGCTAAGACTCTTTTTATAGTGAATGACAATGGAGGTTACTCtcagcatcatgtgagaagtagtggagagaGTGGAGATCATGGTGTGAGAAGTTGAGAAAATCTAGGAAGACTTGGAATTGTCCACGAAAATAGtggagaaagtggcggggtccacgtgcttttggagacgggcgtctcttagtgGGCTAGGAGCTTGGAGACGTGGCAGTggactggagacgggcgtctcccacttggagacgtggCTTGGATGATGGGGACGTGCGTCCCTTGATTTGTGGAGGGTGAGACGATcgtctcccacttggagacgtggGGGCTTCAGCTTCACGTGGGCTAGGCCTCGCGTGTTCCACTTTGGATTCCTCTATTTGCACCTCACTTCACTACAGTACCTCCAACTGGGTTCTTTTGCCTTTTTAATACGATTTCTTCTCGAtttcttcttcttgttccaaATGCTTCTTGCATAAACATAATACCTGAAACAAAGGAAAATACCAACATAATAccgtaataatatataattataataaaataacgaaacaatttatgttataatcgagcctaatatacgatataattacgtgttatcaagtcactgcaaaaaaaaattatacggTCAATTCATCATCATTATGCGTTTGCATTACTTTATAAGtggttaaaataaaagtcaaacttttatttaatatttaacatATATGTTTAActaattatgtaaaaaaaattataccatcagtatatttcaattaaatttataatatatttataaaataaaaaaataatttataacattggaaataaaatatattatgctAAACGATCaataaatattgaaaatatttgtctaaaaatgttgaaaataaaATGGTAAAGTGTATACAAGAGATTCATTTGGAATAAACACTTGAGTAGTGTTGTGGAATAAACACTTGAGTAGTGATGTCAAATTGGTACAATTTTGAACATAAATCATTGTTCAGTTTTTTATCTTTTAGTCCACTCTGGCTAGCTCTTCAATACAATTTATTCTTGTCTTTGTTGAGAATTCTCTCAACATCGTCACATGAAAATTTTAATATGGTGATGGCTCATTCTTAGAAGAGCAatagtttattttctttttctcttttttaatttcaaatcaTGTTAAGCATTTTTGCTGATATTTATGTTCACTATTTAACTTATTTGGTTTACACAAAGCAACTAACTATAGTTTTTGTGACGATGGTATATAAGGATAGGTATGgttggttatttttaaaaattaaattatattaattattttaaaattatttaaatgatttgtataattataattatattttaattaaaattggttataaatttgattatgattatataattgatttttataaaataaaagaacagttttaaaaattaatttttccaatttttttttcaaaaaaattaatttattttgacagTTAAAacatttggatttggataatgaccggattataaccgaatccaaaataatatCCGAACTATTTGAATGGATAAGCAAActattaataactaaaccggttaataatCATTCAACTATatccaaatattaaaaattagtTTAGATTTAGTTatgaatttagacattacaacgGATATTTTTGTACACCTCTAATGTTATATACTCCCTCTGGTCTTATTTATAAGAAAGTATTccttttttagatacattgaataaataatatatctgGACAACATATTgtccaaatacattatttattcaatgtatctgaaAAAGAAATCTTTTTTATAAATAGGACCAGAAATAGTAGTATGACTTTTGATGGATCTTAATTAGGTAGAATGTTTCTAGAaagataataattaaattatatgagtgtaatttattaatttaaaatttaatttttaactataacatttatttaaatttatgtattaatacaaataaattattaatatttataaattaacaacTTCATATATCATCAATCATGATAATGATAATAAGAGTAAGAGTAAGAAACAACCTCAAACTCTAGAATACTCTGCACAAATCTTGCTCATGACAAGTGTTTATTAACTTTTTTAAGAAAGAAGAATTTAAAAAATGCTGCTCATGACATGCCAAAGTTTAATTGAATTTTTGGTTCAAATTCAGATGATCTTTGTTAAattattattaagaaaattaTATGACGTTATTgtcaatattttttgttttatttattttaaaatgttcaAACTTAGACAATGCAAGTCGGCTATCAGTGTTATTctacatatttattatttatttaaattcaaatgcGTTTTATATTGACAATAATTGTAAAGGTACGAGGAGACTACACATAAATAAATTACTAAACAATTATTGAACATgacttttaattaaaaaaagtgaGCTAATTAAACACATTTTATCTGTCTTGTAGATTTAGTATTTGTTTTTAACCACTTGCAAAAAAATGGAagatatttctttttttatagacacaaatttaataaaatttgcCATTACATATATAAATTTAACATGTTTACAATGGTTTTCATATGaatgtaataaataatttttatttatttaaaagtcaacatcgttttttttaaatatttttttggtgttttttacAGCATTTTTATATTTAAGGaaaaaaaacgtttttaaaattcaaatctaTTATAGTGATGTGTCATGTTTAAAATTTATTAGGTCTTTTAAATCCCCAATTCAATTATTCACGACTCTTTTattaatttagtaatgataatgactcttttatcattctaaataaaataatttttttaaaagatgtcaaatattttcttatattttttaaaattttcgttTTCAAAAGTCTTCCCCTCCTCTCTcgtccaaactcgcaaacatagtatttttcttttataattttttgacataataaaacaaattagttcaTTTCATTGCTTACACTACAAATTATATGAAATAAAAATTTTTCATTAACCATGCACTTTCAAACTTAAATTGTCGTCTCATGTTATCATTGCCTTCGCTAGAGAGACTCAACATAATGGGATGGTGGTTTGAAAAATTTTCCCTGGGAAGAACCTTCACAAAACTGTCAGGAAACAAGAGTTTTCGATCTTCATTGTCAATTACTCTATCCAACCTCTCATAGATTCTTTGGCCACCATGATACATTCCACCTCTCCATGTAAATTTTGGGCCGCTCGCTCCCAGATCATACAACTTACAAACCTCAATATTATTTCTAAAAGTAGTACATCTCTTAATAGAAGCAACAGTGCCACCCTTTTTCTCATTTGGGTAAGAAATATTATTGAAATCTCCCGCCACAATCCATGGGAGATTATTGTTTTGAGCTGAAATACGCATAGACTCCCACAACACTCTTCTTTTCTGTTCCGCAGGGCTAGCATAAACCGAAGTCAGACACCAATCCCTACCATCTTCTGCTCTCAAATTTAAGTGGATCCATCGTTCATCCTAGGCACACCACAAGACTTTAGGATGCTCATCTCTGCAAGCTACTGTAATGCCACCCGCATAGCCTTCATTGATAAATGAGAAAAAATGGTTAAAACCTAATCTTTTCAGAGGTTTTTGAAGTTTTATGGGATCACACCTAGTCTTCATGAACTCATAGATTTCAGGTTTGTACATATCATAGTAATATTttctatatttataaaattctttacCAGCATCTCCTCTACAATTCCaccaaattattttaatatttctattcatcattaaaataataaaagatttaAGGCACCCCACGCAAGCTTAATTGAGTCCAGGAGTTTCCTGAACTACTTCTTCCTCCACACCATGCTCTACTGATTGATTATGTTCTCCTGCCTGGGTTGTGGAAATTCTTTCAAGAATGAATGATTTGATCCTATAAATGTTATAAATGCCAGCAATATCATAATAAATACCATTGTGACTACTGAATTATGAGGCCCTGTACAAGAGGTCTCTTTGCACAACTCCTCCACCGGTCCtgcatggttctatcgggtgtcacatcctctgatgacacctGATGTTCCCGGAGCTCCTAGGTGAGCATACAAGGAGATAATGGAGAACCAGCAggtcgaggatgaccatgccattgatctccttcTGCCAGCGAATAGATATGATTGGACGGGGCGCTTTGGACCGAGGTGTCATCGCGTAGGGCGGGGACGAGGCGGTTGCAGTCGTGGAGAGGATGGTGGGAGAGTCGTCCAGTGCAGTGAGGTATACCAGACAGCGGAGGTCTTAGGgagttagggttaggcatacaCAGTAGTTGTTTGCCTTTTGTATTTATTTGTATTCGGTTTGTATTTTATCGACATTTCCGTACACTATTAGATCTATTTGTatatatgatatttttattttgttcccATATGTGTGTTGTTTTATTTGTCAAGTTGTCGTTTAATTTAATTTACGGGATCGAACGAaacattatttacaaaaaaaaaaaaaacagtttctgcatgtttcgaagatgcatttctaaaacaccacaaaaaaatgtgaatttggtgttttcggaaatgtatctccggaggcacccccccccccccccccccccccccccccatttgaTGAATTCGAGGATACATCTCCGAAGtctgtgatttttttggaaaaaaatattttggagatgcatctccgaaacaaggGTAAATTGAGAATTTCGCTAGGGGTCCTTCCTCATAGGGGGTCTACAAAGAGATTCTCTTTTTcatatttcattaaccaactttgttttactattaaaaattatttttaatatctaaacgtttattaaccaacttcatcacttcattaaccaattttttaCATTACATTAACCAACTTTGATTTACTGCTAAAAGTCATTGTTCGCACTGTATACGGACACAGTTCACAACCACTGTTCACATAATGTTCACTAATACTGTTCATATTATTcttcataaatataatttttatttccaaaaaacattatatttagagaaaaataaaattgtatacaTAAAGTATTTGTAATATTAATTTAACAATTTctcataattattcaattaacatatatattgcatatatttgtaggatgaatctaaaaaatatataattggaataaatattgaaataatttttaagttatgttttaatataaataataagttataattatttgaaatactcacattttttactaattttttattattttttaaagtaatattacgttttcaaaataaaaatttaaaagataaattactacttttaataaatcataattatttttataaaataaacgcACTAAATCAAGAATTTCATTTAAAATCAACGCATTAATTGAATATAATTCAACtttataaactttaaaaaataataataaaattaatcattTCTATATTTCAGttactattataattattttcttatttcagttactaaacataaaattataaaattagtaacaattataattatatttcatCTCTTTTATAATATAAGTAACTTAAATTTCtttaagaaacaaaataaaatctctgttaaaatattttaaattaataatttttaaataaatattttaagaattatGATTGtgacaaaaaatatttaaataaatattttattgttaatAATGTTAAAAATGATAAACCGTGattattgaatattttttattttgtctgtCCCTAAAATTTATGTACCTATACACAAAGTCTTCGTAATATTAATTAACGGATTACTCATTATTTATTGCATATATtgattttttctaatttattttttcgTAATAAATTAAAGAGTCACTTTTGTaggaacaattttaaaaaaactagtaacaaacccgtgcgttcgcacgggttttagtacgggacgcgcatttgttttagatgtatatgttttaacataaaaatgtctgattacccgtaaaaaaataataattgaatgtataattaattaaaaaatttgatcaataacttcatgtcccgttaacaatcaatattttgatcaataacttcatattcatgtgtataaatattttattttaggcATCGTTatcaaaaatatctggatcaatgataaatttttcatatataaaaaaaaaacatatttttaaaataaaatcaaaattgtatcaaattttatatttttaacataaagacatcaataatatatatttcaattattcatatattatcttaaaaaatattatatgttaaCTCATGCATTCACACGAATTTTAGACtcgttacccgtgcgttcacacgatACTGGTGCGTAACCTGTACGCTCACACCGATTTTGGCTTAATTAATCGTGCATTCACACGGTGGTGTATTACCTGTGTTCACATAGAAATTGGTCTGATTACCCGTACGCTCATACGGTACTAGTTTGTAACCTCTGCATTCGCACGGGTAATGGTGTGGTACGAACgtgtttgttttcaaaatgtaataaaattgtaaataatcaaaataaaattattcaactaaaatagtccattatttttaatatatatatatatatatatatatatatatatatatatatatatatatatatatatatatatatatatatatatatatatatatatatatatatatatatatatatatatatataaaataaaaactaaatggttttactaaaattgtttcatcaataatatatattttaatttttcatatattatctttaaattatatttaacttaaattaaaagtaaattcaaattttgttgttactttacaaaattatcctttagTAATGGTATGAGCTTAGTAAATTAAAAGAGTTATAAAGAGAGTAATAAATATTAAGGACTCAATAGAGAAAACTATATTAATGTTTTATTGGTATTATATTTTATTGGTATTGTAAAatgacaatataaatattaatcaaGTTTTTATATCAAATTTCTGTACAAGTTACATTCTTCACTTTTATATATATAGAAAGCAAAATTCCAAGTGATTAATACATGTTATGATACATTGCAAAGAATTCATGAAGGGTTCAATTTTGAATTACATATAGGGTCGTATTTTGATGGTCAAAATGGTTGGAAGTTTCCCAAGCCCAATTGTAAAGTCAGTATGCCTCCTTTTTCCATTTCCTTTGCACATGCAAAGATACATTTTGATGCTATCCCAAATTACATGtcaagacataaaaaaaaaaagatcaatTGCAATAGAAATTAAGGCTAATTTTCAAACTAATCAAGTTAGACTTTTGTTCCATCAAGTTGTCACTGTGTTTTATAAAATCATCTAATATTCAAACTAAGCAACTTTTGAGCTAAGAATGGTACATATTTAAATGAAGTCTAGTTGCAGGGCCTTGATTCACAATAGATTTAGGATGGTAGCTGAAATTGGAGTATGCTTAACAATAGGTAGCTCTAGTTGCAGGCCCTGATAACATCATTATGCAGAAGATTGCAGCAGTTCTGCCTCCCTTTGATAATGAGGATAACAATCATTGCTCTTGGGGAGGAACTATAAACTGCACGTTCAAAATATAGTATGCGTGCATGGTTCTGACTAATACTACGAGAAGCCAGCATTTGGACTGTATATTAGCAAAAgttaaaaaaaagataaattagTTTTATTGAAGATTACCTTTGCCAACCCAAAATCTGCAAGCTTGACTGAACCATTTACATCAACCAATATATTAGAACACTTGATATCCCTTTACAATGTAATATTTGGATTGAAAAGATTAGAATGCAGACACatagtaaattaatataaattcaaGATTTATAGAAATCAATGACCAAGCACTCCATCCTGATTTCATCTTTTTACAGTGGTTCAATGTTGTACATTTTCACTATGAAAAGATTTATTGGATGCAACCCTAACAAAATTGGAGAAACAACCCCAAAAGTGGTTTCACTAAGCACATAGAACAGAACGATTAAGAATATAAACAGTAAAGTTAATAAAATTGGAGAAATACCCTaacaaaataatagaaataaatatacTTGATAATATTTCTTTTACAGCAAAAGTAATAAATAGTAACATGAAGAACGAACAAAGTTTAGTCAATAATTAGAGAGAATAATCTAGTTCATATTATAAAATACCAATCTAAGCTGCCGCCCTTTGTTTTAAGATTTGGAGGCGCAATATATTTCAGAGATTTTTTATCCCAATTATAAACAGTACAATTGGGTATTTGATGAATAGGATGACTACAAACTTCATACACAGAAGTACAATTGGGTATTTGATGAATAGGATGACTACAAACTTGATACACAGAGTTGCTCTCATACCCCCATTTATTCGGGTTGCTCAATGCCTTACAGCTgttaaaacaaacataaaataatGCAATATCCCCCAAGGTTTCGAGTTCCACGTAAGTCATGGTTGAGAAATCTATCTTGAAAACTTTTCTATCCGGCGGAGGAGACCCCCCTGTAAGATGACGATATAATCGAACTAGAAAAAGTTGTTCATCACATTTAACCAAGTTAAACCATGATCTCGCTAATTCTAATTCTAGGGAATTagccattttaaaaaattcaatatttgCAGAACTCAAATTGAGTACCCCTATCCTGGCCTGGAAAGAAACAACATATATTATATTGTTCAAAGCCACAAAGTCGGAAATAAGGTTAACAAAGTCGTCATCAAAGTAGTAAATATCTTGGGGATAGTCAGTGGAACAAGTAACCCAACCATTATTTCGAGATTGATAGACATGTAGACTGTTGGACGCATAGAATAAAAATACCAAAACAAATTCCTCAGAATCTTTGTCAAAATCAAGTAATGCATGGTATTTATGTTGATATGAGAAACTCTCAAAGGTGGATGGACAAATTACCTTCTTTTTTATTCTTGTAAATGGATTGATGAGCAGAAGCGAAGAATTGTCCGCTATAATAATGAAATATCCACATGAACAGGTAACATAGATAGGGAAGGAGGGGTAATGTGAGTAACTCAACAtgttcatcatcatcttgttcaatGGATAAACTTTTTGTTTGGGTAGGCTAGTAAAGGAATATGGTAACTCAACAAGTAATGGTTCTTGGGATATCAAGAATTTTGATTTATCAATTGATTTATGAAAAAGTCTCCAATTTGCGCAGACTCGAGAAAACTGAAAGAGGTCGTCAAA contains:
- the LOC131601091 gene encoding uncharacterized protein LOC131601091 isoform X2 — encoded protein: MFYSNSIQPMPAYMFYSNSIQPMPVCAVPQALGEFLREVEVAFHDDRDKYDQFCKLWQDIQFSRIPFLVFEAKLKSLFQGHKYLILEFNKLVPKHASQFIEAVKVALKDDYHAFIKVFQDYRTFKDDYHDFIKVFEDYRTRKIDERCLSSRVKELLREHALLISQTKPPWDELTFDVLSVISQKLDFDDLFQFSRVCANWRLFHKSIDKSKFLISQEPLLVELPYSFTSLPKQKVYPLNKMMMNMLSYSHYPSFPIYVTCSCGYFIIIADNSSLLLINPFTRIKKKVICPSTFESFSYQHKYHALLDFDKDSEEFVLVFLFYASNSLHVYQSRNNGWVTCSTDYPQDIYYFDDDFVNLISDFVALNNIIYVVSFQARIGVLNLSSANIEFFKMANSLELELARSWFNLVKCDEQLFLVRLYRHLTGGSPPPDRKVFKIDFSTMTYVELETLGDIALFYVCFNSCKALSNPNKWGYESNSVYEVCSHPIHQIPNCTVYNWDKKSLKYIAPPNLKTKGGSLDWYFII
- the LOC131601091 gene encoding uncharacterized protein LOC131601091 isoform X1 translates to MFYSNSIQPMPAYMFYSNSIQPMPVCAVPQALGEFLREVEVAFHDDRDKYDQFCKLWQDIQFSRIPFLVFEAKLKSLFQGHKYLILEFNKLVPKHASQFIEAVKVALKDDYHAFIKVFQDYRTFKDDYHDFIKVFEDYRTRKIDERCLSSRVKELLREHALLISQTKPPWDELTFDVLSVISQKLDFDDLFQFSRVCANWRLFHKSIDKSKFLISQEPLLVELPYSFTSLPKQKVYPLNKMMMNMLSYSHYPSFPIYVTCSCGYFIIIADNSSLLLINPFTRIKKKVICPSTFESFSYQHKYHALLDFDKDSEEFVLVFLFYASNSLHVYQSRNNGWVTCSTDYPQDIYYFDDDFVNLISDFVALNNIIYVVSFQARIGVLNLSSANIEFFKMANSLELELARSWFNLVKCDEQLFLVRLYRHLTGGSPPPDRKVFKIDFSTMTYVELETLGDIALFYVCFNSCKALSNPNKWGYESNSVYQVCSHPIHQIPNCTSVYEVCSHPIHQIPNCTVYNWDKKSLKYIAPPNLKTKGGSLDWYFII